A window of Juglans regia cultivar Chandler chromosome 7, Walnut 2.0, whole genome shotgun sequence contains these coding sequences:
- the LOC109012862 gene encoding receptor kinase-like protein Xa21 → MNLTGTIPPHLGNLSFLVELRFNNNSFHGSLPHELARLRRLKLIILGYNNLEGEIPSFLGSLPYLESLYLYNNQFKGPIPSSIFTSSSLRVLHLSDNPLSGSIPREIGNLTMLKELYLEQNDLKGEIPEEISNLVRLELLNLQYNALTGSIPGAIFNMSSLKNIGFTGNKLSGNLPDNICQNLILEGLYLTDNQIAGPLPSLLSQCGDLHMLSLSYNNFSGNIPRTIGNLTQVTELYLHYNNLSGPIPNEIGDLQNLEVLALDGNNCNGLLPSTLFNISTVRLIAITDNELQGSLPSSTGLWVPNLEILAIGGNQLTGRIPNSISNASKLTDLEVAYNSFSGRIPYTLGTLKGLKLLNFGHNQLSAKSSTPETNFLNSLTNWKSLRLLDFSDNPLDVIFPNSIGNISASLQSFILRNCKVGGNIPQDIGNLSSLTVLDLGFNELTGTIPNTIGNLRQLQGLYLRNNNLQETIPYGLCQLESMVDLYLDDNNICGPIPSCLGNLKSLRKLSLGSNNLTSTIPTTLWSLSYMLHVNMSSNSLSGSISSDVGNLKVVTMVDFSNNQFSGNVPSSIGSLEDLVNLSSAHNELEGPIPESLGKLISLEFLDLSENNLSGTIPKSLEAASYLKYLNVSFNRLHGEIPNGGPFAKFSAQSFTGNEALCGAPRLQVPPCKNATLPHSRNRVGRIVLKYVLPAIASILLILVLLLLLIRYRKGQKKPTTETDSLPLATWRRFSYNELVQATQGFSESNLLGTGSFGSVYKGIFSDGTIVAVKVFDMQLEGAFKSFDAECQVLCKIRHRNLIKVISSCSNGLDFGALVLEYMPHGSLEKCLYSHNCGLNIPQRLNIMTDVASALEYLHHSLSTPIVHCDLKPNNVLLDENMVARVADFGIAKLLNGGDSITQTMTLATIGYMAPEYGLEGIVSKRGDVYSYGILLLETFTRKKPTDEIFAEEMNLRNWVKGSFPHALLEVIDPNLLSAENEQFSITKECLTSIIGLALDCTVETPEERINMNNVLRALKRIKTKLEKDVAQA, encoded by the exons ATGAATCTTACCGGCACCATCCCTCCTCATCTGGGTAATCTCTCATTCCTTGTCGAGCTCCGCTTCAACAACAACAGCTTTCATGGTTCCCTGCCCCATGAGTTGGCTCGTTTGCGTCGCTTGAAGTTAATCATCTTGGGGTACAACAACTTGGAGGGAGAGATCCCTTCATTTTTAGGGTCTTTACCATATCTTGAAAGCTTGTATCTGTATAATAATCAGTTTAAAGGTCCCATACCTTCCTCCATTTTTACCTCATCTTCACTGCGAGTACTTCATCTCAGCGATAACCCGTTGTCTG GAAGTATTCCAAGAGAGATTGGAAATTTAACGATGCTCAAGGAACTATATCTTGAGCAGAACGACCTAAAAG GAGAAATTCCAGAGGAGATTAGTAATCTTGTTAGATTGGAACTCTTGAATCTGCAATACAATGCTCTAACAGGGTCGATTCCTGGGGCTATATTCAACATGTCTTCCTTAAAAAATATAGGTTTTACAGGAAACAAGCTGTCCGGCAACCTGCCAGATAATATATGTCAAAACTTGATACTTGAAGGATTGTATTTAACTGACAACCAGATTGCTGGCCCACTCCCATCCCTATTGTCGCAATGTGGAGATCTTCATATGCTATCACTGTCATATAATAACTTCAGTGGAAACATACCGAGAACAATTGGGAACTTGACACAGGTGACTGAGCTTTATCTACACTACAACAACTTGTCAG GACCAATACCGAATGAGATAGGTGATCTTCAGAATCTAGAGGTTTTGGCACTCGATGGTAACAACTGCAATGGACTCCTCCCATCTACACTCTTTAACATCTCTACGGTCAGACTCATAGCAATAACTGATAATGAACTTCAAGGCAGTCTCCCATCAAGCACAGGTCTTTGGGTTCCAAATCTTGAGATTCTAGCTATAGGGGGGAATCAACTCACTGGAAGAATACCCAACTCAATCTCCAATGCTTCCAAGCTCACTGACCTCGAGGTAGCATATAATTCATTCTCTGGCCGTATCCCCTACACCCTGGGAACTTTAAAAGGACTCAAGTTGCTAAACTTTGGCCACAATCAACTATCAGCTAAGTCTTCCACTCCAGAAACGAATTTTCTCAATTCTTTGACAAATTGGAAAAGTTTGAGACTGTTAGATTTCTCAGATAATCCATTGGATGTCATCTTTCCAAATTCAATCGGGAATATCTCTGCATCTCTTCAAAGTTTTATACTGAGGAATTGTAAAGTTGGGGGCAACATACCTCAGGATATTGGCAACTTAAGTAGTTTGACAGTCTTGGACTTAGGATTCAATGAATTGACTGGAACTATTCCAAATACAATAGGCAATTTACGACAGCTTCAAGGTTTGTACCTTCGTAACAACAATTTGCAAGAAACCATCCCATATGGATTATGCCAACTAGAGAGCATGGTTGACTTATATTTAGACGATAATAATATCTGTGGACCTATACCTTCATGCTTGGGTAATCTTAAATCTTTAAGAAAACTGTCGTTAGGCTCCAACAATCTGACTTCAACAATACCCACCACATTGTGGAGCCTATCCTATATGTTGCATGTAAACATGTCATCGAATTCTTTGAGCGGCTCTATCTCATCAGATGTTGGCAATCTGAAGGTTGTAACTATGGTGGATTTTTCAAACAATCAGTTTTCTGGAAATGTCCCAAGCAGCATCGGGAGCCTTGAAGATTTAGTAAACCTCTCCTCGGCACATAATGAGTTAGAAGGCCCTATTCCCGAATCATTAGGAAAGTTAATAAGCTTGGAGTTCTTGGATCTGTCAGAAAATAATCTTTCGGGAACGATTCCTAAATCCTTGGAAGCAGCCTCATACCTCAAATACTTAAATGTGTCCTTCAATAGACTGCATGGAGAAATTCCAAATGGCGGACCTTTTGCCAAATTCTCTGCTCAATCTTTCACAGGGAATGAGGCGCTCTGTGGTGCACCTCGGCTGCAAGTCCCACCATGCAAGAATGCTACTCTTCCACACTCAAGGAATAGAGTTGGCAGGATTGTATTGAAATATGTTCTACCAGCAATCGCCTCAATATTACTCATATTGGTGCTCCTGCTTTTGTTGATACGATATAGAAAAGGTCAAAAGAAACCCACAACTGAGACAGATTCACTGCCTCTAGCAACATGGAGAAGATTTTCGTACAATGAACTTGTACAAGCAACTCAAGGGTTCAGTGAAAGCAACTTACTTGGTACAGGAAGTTTTGGCTCAGTATACAAAGGAATTTTCTCAGATGGGACAATTGTTGCTGTAAAGGTTTTCGACATGCAACTGGAAGGAGCATTCAAGAGTTTCGATGCTGAATGCCAAGTGCTATGCAAAATTCGTCATCGAAATCTGATCAAAGTCATCAGCAGTTGCAGCAATGGCTTAGACTTTGGAGCTTTGGTACTAGAATACATGCCTCACGGGAGCCTAGAGAAGTGCCTGTATTCTCACAATTGTGGGTTGAATATCCCACAGAGACTGAATATAATGACAGACGTTGCATCAGCACTGGAATATCTCCATCATAGTCTTTCAACACCTATTGTCCATTGTGATCTAAAGCCCAACAACGTATTGCTGGATGAAAATATGGTTGCCCGTGTGGCTGATTTTGGTATTGCTAAGCTCTTAAACGGAGGGGATTCTATAACACAAACCATGACCCTAGCAACTATTGGGTATATGGCTCCAG AGTATGGATTAGAAGGAATAGTTTCTAAAAGAGGTGATGTGTATAGTTACGGTATCTTGCTTTTGGAGACTTTCACAAGAAAGAAGCCAACGGACGAAATTTTTGCGGAAGAAATGAACCTCAGGAATTGGGTGAAAGGTTCGTTTCCACATGCACTACTAGAAGTTATTGATCCCAATTTGCTGAGCGCAGAGAATGAGCAATTTTCCATTACCAAGGAGTGTCTGACATCAATTATAGGATTGGCTCTTGATTGTACTGTGGAGACTCCAGAAGAAAGGATAAATATGAATAATGTGCTACGTGCACTCAAAAGGATCAAAACAAAGCTTGAGAAGGATGTTGCACAAGCTTGA
- the LOC109012865 gene encoding uncharacterized protein LOC109012865: protein MGQGQEVKTRSEPQVEIQERGEIFFFYRPKVDKEEAHSVDDVQRLYIVLRPESGERPVEEKQDEDSGKEGAKKGSKSGGSGPGTSEGGHGSQEVNIEKQPLFRFIVMGKKSLPDPSQKSRPYWGFVEMVTTNIDDVKNALKEVEYDTSTRGHRQKPPARAAGEGIYRILRHKSGKKTHTHLVYKLELPPQDEKNEPQESLNIEREGSFLIQIKNPDQHGASQFRGLPNKRKAVFPAHLQARFGQLRYCPADPPDFLNYEGCEFLLISASDDVEEELGLELKTEGECCDASCSDLVKTFGDTASIRPLLKGIWD from the exons ATGGGACAAGGTCAAGAGGTCAAGACCAGGAGTGAACCCCAAGTTGAGATTCAG GAAAGGGGGGAGATATTTTTCTTCTACAGGCCAAAAGTTGACAAGGAAGAAGCTCACAGCGTAGACGACGTGCAACGTCTGTACATAGTGTTACGGCCAGAGTCCGGCGAGAGGCCTGTGGAAGAGAAGCAAGACGAAGATTCAGGGAAGGAAGGTGCCAAGAAGGGATCCAAATCCGGCGGCAGTGGCCCTGGCACGAGTGAAGGTGGACATGGTAGTCAG GAAGTGAACATTGAGAAGCAACCTCTGTTTCGATTCATCGTCATGGGCAAGAAAAGCCTTCCGGATCCGAGCCAGAAAAGCCGACCTTACTGGGGTTTTGTGGAGATGGTTACTACAAACATAGATGACGTGAAGAATGCTCTTAAAGAAG TGGAATATGATACTTCGACCAGAGGTCACCGCCAAAAACCTCCTGCAAGAGCCGCCGGGGAAGGAATCTATCGCATTTTGAGGCACAAGTCAGGCAAGAAAACCCACACCCATTTAGTCTATAAGCTTGAACTCCCACCCCAAGACGAGAAGAATGAGCCCCAGGAGTCCCTTAACATCGAACGTGAAGGCTCATTTCTAATACAGATAAAGAACCCAGATCAGCACGGCGCTTCCCAATTCAGAGGGCTACCGAACAAACGCAAGGCCGTGTTTCCCGCTCACCTGCAAGCGCGGTTTGGCCAACTTCGGTACTGCCCTGCTGATCCGCCCGACTTCTTGAACTACGAAGGATGCGAGTTCTTGCTCATATCGGCTTCGGATGACGTAGAAGAGGAGTTGGGTTTGGAGCTGAAGACAGAAGGGGAATGCTGTGATGCATCTTGTTCTGATTTGGTCAAGACTTTTGGAGACACTGCTTCCATTCGTCCCCTTCTGAAAGGCATCTGGGATTGA
- the LOC109012864 gene encoding transcription termination factor MTERF2, chloroplastic, producing MFSSKFLPFPSNPTLPFSPSPHTHLFNPTLLPQSPIPSPNIPSKSVRLLHPKPLLSSPSGDQSNPASAPASLPKNQSSETQETQEAQEAISEFLQQFGVSAADSDLISSNSPRYLAMLVDGVKELDELSLWDSWKSEGKESVAGDVGFKKKVFYMAKEKGDNGKVAFLESVGLSLSSAMNVARYLSAETLPCLIHRVKCMKEMLFCGSNDGGLIGKNARRMMMFLSITIDEEVQQTLSFFEKIAARRGGLETLGSNNASFQYLIESFPRLLLLSVESHMKPMVEFLENIGVPRERMINVILLFPPIIFCNIEVIKRRVLAFKEVAAMDKDVGKVLVKYPWILSTSIQDNYKVVLSFFNLEKVPTVSVHRAIKSWPHLLGCSTSKLKLMVEQFEELGVRNKKLGLVIAKSPQLLLRKPRELLQVISYLEHLGLDKETIGRIIGRCPEIFATSIEKTLKRKIEFLTGIGVLRAHLPRVIKKYPEVLVSDVDRTLLPRMTYLMTLGLTGKDIAFMVRRFSPLLGYSIEEVLRPKVEFLVNTMERPITDVVDYPRYFSYSLEKKIKPRFWVLRGRNVECSLMDMLGKNDEEFAVEYLEAGSMHIPPSPAHQ from the exons ATGTTCTCCTCCAAATTCCTTCCCTTTCCCTCAAATCCCACTCTCCCATTCTCTCCATCCCCACATACCCATCTCTTCAACCCAACTCTCCTCCCCCAAAGCCCTATTCCTTCCCCCAATATCCCATCCAAGTCCGTCCGTCTTCTTCACCCCAAACCCCTTCTCTCATCGCCATCAGGCGACCAATCTAACCCTGCGTCCGCGCCTGCGTCTCTGCCCAAAAACCAATCATCAGAAACCCAAGAGACCCAAGAGGCCCAAGAGGCCATCTCTGAGTTTCTTCAACAGTTCGGGGTATCCGCAGCGGATTCGGATTTAATTTCTTCGAACTCGCCGCGGTATTTGGCGATGTTGGTCGATGGGGTTAAGGAATTGGACGAGCTCTCGCTGTGGGATTCGTGGAAAAGTGAAGGTAAAGAGTCTGTTGCTGGAGATGTCGGGTTCAAGAAGAAGGTTTTTTATATGGCCAAGGAAAAAGGTGATAATGGCAAGGTTGCCTTCTTGGAGAGCGTGGGGTTGAGTCTTTCTTCGGCCATGAATGTTGCGCGGTATCTGTCGGCGGAGACGCTTCCTTGTCTCATTCATAGG GTTAAGTGTATGAAGGAAATGTTATTCTGTGGCAGTAACGATGGGGGGCTCATTGGAAAAAATGCTCGTCGTATGATGATGTTCTTATCAATTACAATTGACGAAGAAGTGCAACAAACCTTATCCTTTTTTGAGAAG ATTGCAGCAAGGCGTGGAGGTTTAGAGACGCTGGGTTCCAACAATGCCTCTTTTCAATATCTGATCGAATCATTTCCTCGGCTTCTTCTGTTATCAGTCGAATCACATATGAAACCCATGGTGGAATTTCTTGAGAATATTGGAGTACCCAGAGAGCGCATGATAAATGTTATTCTATTATTCCCACCAATTATTTTCTGTAACATTGAAGTTATTAAACGAAGAGTCCTGGCTTTCAAGGAG GTGGCTGCAATGGATAAAGATGTTGGCAAAGTGTTAGTAAAATATCCATGGATTCTGTCCACTAGCATTCAGGATAACTACAAAGTGGTTCTTTCGTTCTTTAATTTGGAGAAG GTTCCAACAGTGAGTGTTCACCGTGCAATCAAAAGCTGGCCTCATCTACTGGGTTGTTCAACTAGCAAGCTAAAGTTGATGGTAGAACAGTTTGAGGAATTAGGTGTTCGAAACAAAAAGCTGGGTCTGGTTATTGCTAAAAGTCCCCAGCTACTGCTACGGAAACCTAGAGAACTTCTCCAG GTCATTTCATATCTGGAACATCTTGGACTTGACAAAGAAACTATTGGAAGGATAATTGGTCGCTGTCCCGAAATTTTTGCTACCAGCATCGAGAAAACTCTCAAGAGGAAAATTGAATTCCTTACTGGCATTGGTGTCCTTAGGGCTCATCTACCCcgtgtcataaaaaaatatccagAGGTTCTTGTATCTGATGTTGACAGAACTTTACTTCCTAG GATGACATACTTGATGACATTGGGGCTGACAGGAAAAGATATTGCATTTATGGTACGTAGATTCTCTCCTCTACTTGGATACAGCATTGAGGAGGTTTTGAGACCAAAGGTGGAATTCCTTGTGAATACAATGGAGAGGCCGATAACCGATGTGGTGGACTATCCGAGGTATTTTAGCTACTCGTTGGAGAAGAAGATAAAACCTAGATTCTGGGTGCTAAGAGGAAGGAATGTTGAGTGTAGCTTGATGGATATGCTGGgaaaaaatgatgaagaatttgCAGTCGAGTATTTGGAGGCCGGTAGCATGCATATCCCCCCTTCCCCTGCTCATCAATAA